From Temnothorax longispinosus isolate EJ_2023e chromosome 3, Tlon_JGU_v1, whole genome shotgun sequence, one genomic window encodes:
- the LOC139810121 gene encoding chymotrypsin-2-like, with protein sequence MNAVAGLIIACLALTAYGLPGPQITGGNDALDDAYPYQVSLRTAHGEYHFCGGAIISEHYIITSAQCIVGFLKDPSKVYVAVGSNYLDDMVIYRAINLIVHAGYNKLLRINDIGLIRTLNTITFNDKVQPIALPTVDSNFDGYPVLATGWGRLWLNGPSPNRLQEIILRGYSHELCSRYEHVKKTHLCTFTMENEGACYGDGGGPLVANNELVGLMSYSYGPCGAGAPDVSTRVFSYRSWIKYYTGI encoded by the exons ATGAATGCTGTCGCTGGTCTCATAATCGCGTGTCTGGCGCTCACTGCCTACG GTTTGCCAGGTCCGCAAATCACCGGCGGCAATGATGCTCTGGATGACGCGTATCCTTATCAGGTGTCATTGAGGACTGCACATGGTGAATACCATTTTTGTGGTGGAGCTATCATTAGTGAACATTACATTATCACCTCTGCCCAATGTATTGTTGG ATTCCTCAAGGATCCTTCTAAAGTTTATGTCGCCGTTGGAAGCAATTATCTTGATGACATGGTCATATATCGAGCGATAAATTTGATAGTACACGCTGGTTACAACAAATTGCTACGTATTAATGACATTGGTTTGATCCGAACATTGAACACCATCACGTTTAACGATAAAGTTCAGCCGATTGCCTTGCCAACTGTAGATAGCAATTTCGATGGTTATCCCGTCTTAGCTACTGGCTGGGGACGACTCTGG ttgaACGGTCCAAGCCCTAATCGCTTGCAAGAGATTATATTGAGGGGATATTCCCACGAGTTATGTAGCAGGTATGAACACGTCAAGAAGACCCATCTATGTACCTTCACAATGGAAAATGAAGGAGCGTGTTAC GGCGACGGCGGTGGTCCACTCGTTGCTAACAACGAATTAGTTGGTCTGATGTCGTACAGTTATGGCCCATGCGGCGCAGGTGCCCCTGACGTATCCACCAGAGTATTTTCCTATCGATCGTGGATTAAGTACTACACAGGAATCTGA
- the LOC139810505 gene encoding chymotrypsin-2-like: MQAFFGFLIACLTAVSHALDPHIVGGTDALVGAHPYMVSLRLKNSLFCGGSIIAKRYILTAAHCLTRFTDPDDLKDVTVHAGTNLLSESGDVYKPEAAIIHPDFNLLLIRNDIGLLRLKTDIEYNKLVQPISVAKTNSVLVGDPCFLTGWGRLEYLGKIPDKLQKLNLQVYSQLKCKVAFLNVRNSHICAFSQYGQGACHGDSGSPLVANGIQIGLASFVRPCAVGYPDVYTRTSSFTDWLAEYINTE, translated from the exons CCTTGGATCCTCACATTGTCGGTGGGACTGATGCTTTAGTCGGAGCGCATCCTTACATGGTGTCTCTGAGACTGAAAAACAGTCTTTTCTGTGGCGGTTCTATTATCGCTAAACGTTACATTCTTACAGCGGCTCACTGTCTTACGCG ATTTACCGATCCCGATGATCTCAAAGACGTAACAGTTCACGCTGGCACAAACCTATTGAGTGAATCCGGTGATGTTTACAAGCCTGAAGCAGCTATTATCCATCCTGACTTTAATCTGCTTTTAATCCGCAATGATATTGGCTTGCTCCGCCTTAAAACGGacatagaatataataaattagtgCAACCAATCTCGGTTGCAAAAACGAATTCCGTCCTAGTTGGCGATCCTTGCTTTCTGACAGGATGGGGAAGACTCGAG tACTTAGGCAAAATACCTGATAAACTTCAAAAACTCAACCTGCAAGTTTACTCGCAATTAAAGTGCAAAGTTGCATTCTTGAATGTGAGGAACAGTCACATCTGCGCATTTTCACAATATGGCCAAGGAGCATGCCAT GGTGATTCCGGTAGTCCGCTCGTTGCTAATGGTATTCAAATCGGCCTTGCCTCGTTTGTTCGACCATGCGCAGTCGGATACCCGGACGTGTATACACGGACATCTTCGTTCACGGATTGGCTCGCTGAGTACATTAATActgaataa